From Xiphophorus hellerii strain 12219 chromosome 9, Xiphophorus_hellerii-4.1, whole genome shotgun sequence, a single genomic window includes:
- the rad54l gene encoding DNA repair and recombination protein RAD54-like has protein sequence MRRSLAPSELAKRKPAGEACGDGGNPGNTEKRRKVDGMRESHISPYRKPLTQLNNWPGCMEADRHESFIRSILSKPFKIPIPNYTGSLGSKALGLKHAGVRKSLHDPFAEDALVLYEPPTLSAHDLIKADKEKLPVHVVVDPVLGKVLRPHQREGVKFLWDCVTGRRIPGSYGCIMADEMGLGKTLQCITLMWTLLRQSLNAKPEINKAIVVSPSSLVRNWYNEVGKWLGGRISPVAIDGGSKEDIDKQLVNFISQHGLKVATPILIISYETFRLHADVLHRGKVGLVICDEGHRLKNADNQTYQALHSMNAQRRVLISGTPIQNDLLEYFSLVHFVNAGILGTAQEFKKRFELPILKGRDADASNRDREEGEEKLKELISIVNRCLIRRTSDILSKYLPVKIEQVVCCKLTPLQTELYMRFLKQAKPTETLREGRINVSSLSSITSLKKLCNHPALIYDKCVEEEEGFEGALHLFPPGYSTKVLEPQLSGKMVTLDYILAVTRSTTGDKVVLVSNYTQTLDLFEKLCRFRRYLYVRLDGTMSIKKRAKIVEKFNSPQNPEFIFMLSSKAGGCGLNLIGANRLVMFDPDWNPANDEQAMARVWRDGQKKTCYIYRLISTGTIEEKILQRQAHKKALSSCVVDEEQDVERHFSLGQLRELFTLNEETASDTHDKFHCCRCVNGREVRLPPEGADCTSDLSQWNHCFDKKGLRDQVLKASWDSAVSFVFHQRSHEDQKGVV, from the exons ATG AGGAGGAGCCTGGCTCCCAGTGAGCTGGCTAAACGCAAACCAGCCGGTGAGGCCTGCGGAGACGGGGGGAACCCAGGAAACACC GAGAAGAGAAGGAAAGTGGATGGGATGAGGGAGAGTCACATTTCTCCCTACAGGAAGCCTCTGACACAACTTAACAACTGGCCTGGATGCATGGAAGCTGACAGACAT GAGTCATTTATCCGAAGCATTCTCTCCAAGCCTTTTAAAATTCCCATTCCCAATTACACAG GTTCACTAGGAAGCAAAGCACTTGGCCTAAAGCATGCAGGAGTAAGGAAATCGCTCCATGATCCATTTGCAGAAGATGCTTTGGTTCTTTATGAGCCGCCGACTCTGAGCGCTCATGATCTGATCAAAGCTGACAA GGAAAAGCTTCCAGTTCATGTTGTTGTGGATCCAGTATTGGGAAAAGTTCTCAGACCCCATCAGAGAGAG GGAGTGAAGTTCCTTTGGGACTGTGTGACTGGCAGACGCATCCCTGGATCCTACGGCTGCATCATGGCTGATGAGATGGGCCTGGGAAAGACTTTGCAGTGTATCACTCTCATGTGGACCTTGCTACGCCAGAGCCTTAATGCCAAGCCAGAGATAAACAAGGCCATTGTGGTTTCACCTTCTAGTCTGGTTCGAAACTGGTATAATGAAGTAGGAAAGTGGCTTGGAGGTCGCATTTCACCAGTGGCAATCGATGGGGGCTCAAAGGAGGATATTGATAAGCAGCTCG TGAACTTCATCTCTCAGCATGGTTTGAAAGTAGCAACACCCATCCTGATCATTTCTTATGAGACATTTCGACTTCATGCTGATGTCCTGCACAGGGGCAAAGTTGGACTCGTGATCTGTGACGAG GGGCATCGACTGAAGAATGCTGACAACCAGACTTACCAAGCTCTGCATTCTATGAATGCCCAGCGGAGAGTTCTGATATCAGGCACTCCGATCCAGAACGACCTGCTGGAGTATTTCAGTCTGGTCCATTTTGTGAATGCTGGAATCCTTG GTACTGCCCAGGAGTTTAAGAAGCGATTTGAGCTTCCCATTCTGAAGGGTAGAGATGCAGATGCCAGtaacagagacagagaggaaggagaagaaaaactcAAGGAACTCATCAGCATTGTCAACAG GTGTTTGATTAGGAGAACATCGGATATCCTGTCAAAGTATCTTCCTGTGAAAATTGAGCAAGTTGTGTGCTGCAA ACTAACTCCGTTGCAGACAGAACTGTACATGCGCTTTTTGAAGCAGGCCAAACCCACAGAGACATTGCGAGAAGGCAGAATCAATGTCTCCTCACTGTCATCTATCACATCTCTCAAGAAGCTGTGTAATC ACCCAGCTCTCATTTATGATAAGTGTGTTGAAGAAGAGGAGGGCTTCGAGGGCGCGCTCCATCTGTTTCCTCCTGGTTACTCCACTAAAGTACTCGAACCTCAGCTGTCTg GTAAAATGGTGACTCTCGACTACATTTTGGCTGTGACGAGATCTACAACTGGTGACAAAGTGGTGCTGGTCTCCAACTATACTCAAACACTGGACCTCTTTGAAAAGTTGTGCAGATTTAGAAG GTACCTCTATGTTAGACTGGACGGCACAATGTCTATCAAGAAAAGGGCTAAGATCGTGGAAAAATTCAACAGTCCCCAA AAccctgaatttattttcatgctgAGCAGCAAGGCGGGTGGATGTGGCCTCAATCTGATTGGTGCCAATCGCTTGGTAATGTTTGATCCAGACTGGAACCCAGCCAATGATGAGCAGGCAATGGCTCGTGTGTGGAGAGATGGCCAGAAGAAGACCTGTTACATCTACAGACTGATCTCT ACTGGAACCATTGAGGAGAAGATCCTGCAGAGACAAGCCCATAAAAAAGCCCTGAGCAGCTGTGTGGTGGATGAGGAGCAGGATGTGGAGCGTCATTTTTCTCTAGGCCAACTTAGAGAACTCTTCACACTCAATGAAGAAACTGCCAGTGATACACATGACAA